The stretch of DNA taacttagCTCCCATTTAAACCATCCATGTAAAAGCTACTTAACTTCCCACTTTTTTATAGCAAGACGTACTTCTACgagcactgcactagtattCTAAATGTTCTACCCATACacacgtgtttgtgtgtaaattaGTAAGTCTGGGAGTATTTCATGGTTTCATCACAAGCGCTTTCAAAACGCCGTTTGAAATTAAGAACATTTACAAACTAACTcgatgacatttaaaaaaaaaattgggaaattaaaaaaaagtaaatgaaaattCTGTCTGACAGCTAATTTCAAACTCTCGCGAGACTTCGCAAAGTCAAACATTGATCGTCACCAATAGCTTCTCCGTTTAACCTTCACAAAGTACAGCGCCgttgtttctgtttttaggTTAGTTTGCTCGATTTTCTACCGTGTTTCTGTTCATTAATGTGTGCTTCAGTTTTGTGCCGAGTTCAATGTGTTTATAAATAGCGTGAATTAGGTTTTATGGCATGTGTGTAATAGCAGGAAAAAGGCTAAAAACATTAGCTGCTGTGTTTGTGATTAAATATATCTGCTCTGTGCAGATGTACCAACTGTTTGCTAGACGGGTGATTAAATATGTCCAGTCAATGACAGATAGAGCACAGCATTCCGTTGATTGACTAGTTAGCATTAGTTGAACTCATGCTAAGTGACTCCAGTGGTGTTATTAACTAGCTGGTGATCGTGTTGCCTGGTGACTGAGTGTTAGCTGGTTGTGCTCAGATTTCAGTCATCAGTGAACACAGACACCAGTCTGAGCGGAGCAGTGTCGGTTTGTGTTTCCTAGGTGATGATGCTGCTCTGACGTCACTTCCTCTGAATGGAGGATGTTGTTCTTCACGTTCGTCCATCGGCCTGTGAGCAGCTTGAGTCTCTCCTGCAGAGCACCGAGAGGCTCCTGAAGCCGTTTCCTCTGAGGGCTCCTCCGCTCTTCAAGCCGTGGTTTATCGCCGCCAACCAGCCGCTGCCAATCAGGCCAGCAAAGCCCGCCCCCATCATCAAGCACACGCCCCATTGGCTTGTGTCTGAGGGCGTTGCTCAGACCAAAAACCAATCGAACGACGTCCAAACGGCACCGACGTCCAGGGCGGATGGAAACCCATCTCTGAGGAGCGAGGCAGACCACTCCGCCGTCACTCGCTGCTGGAGCGTCTCTCGGACACGAGGAGACGCAGCTCACGTCTTGCCGTCAAAATGCTTCCAACGCTCGCTGTCCATCCACAGGCTCCACCCACTGCAGCGGGTCATGTGGGTGATCGGACAGCACAACTGTGGAACGAGAACTCTGGAACAGGTCAGAGCTCGCCACACCTTCTAATAATAGCTGACATCACCTTCAAATAACAAAGTACACACACAAGCTATTGCtaggcgatatatcgagattcaacaTATATTAAGTTTCTTATTTTGGTGAtatcaaaaattacaatatctccTATATTGatagatatatttttatagcttactttgtatcaaaatacttgttttaggagtcgctgctttttctacttttcagaacagcatgaaaagcacagtgtGATGGATTGCAGAGTGCCTCACAACCGAGACCgacctagggctgggcaattttacctaaaaaaaaaaaaaaaaaactctgattttttttttaagaaaaattcacaattttttaataatgcataaatagcctagaatacatttttagacatgtttttttaaagaaagtaaatgtttatttaatattctgacatttttttaaacattccagtagcctttgcttttcaaaaaaagcacaacaaagtttttcatttattttagccCTTCACATAaagcaaaacatgcattccaaaaacaaaaaaaacatgcagtgcattaaaggggaggtatgatgtaAAAaatttcctccctcccttgttattccacattttgtaaaaagtagGGCTGAGTGATTttccctaaaaaaaaatctctgatttttttaaagaaaaattcgagtttTGATTtccgattatttttttaatgcagacaATGACTGccgacatcagatatattgtcagaagtgcaactttattgttgtgattgtcttcaagagttaaaatgcataaaacaatcccaaaataaaaagtaaatgagactctttcattcaactatttcaagctttaacccaggtttaagcaaaagagcaacagcaacttcacagtagcttaaattttctgattaagaaatcagataccTACATAGTTTATAACATATAactttagaataaaaaaatataaaactctTCCCAttgcatctcagcatagtgcgaataaaaaattgaacatgcccatggcacacatatagcctaaagggtaaacaaagagggggctggctcacatcggaacgcgaaaaagtccgaCAAACTGtggtgagagaaaaaaaaaaaacttgaatcgtttttaaatacaaattcgattaatcgattaaattgattttttgcccagccctagacctaccactaaacaagccacactacagaacacactcacacgtgctgtcgcttagaggagaaaaaggcaaaagtggACCATATTgcgcagctgtttgttaataaatgtgcatgtgtggcattttgcttcagcatatttaacccagaattgtttttctggtcggacttcatttgaaataatggtattttgagaaaaaatatcgctATGAGTTTCTGACCACATTGCCTagccctaacacacacacaagccaatttaaaggggacatatcatgctaaatccacttttttagcccttaaatgcattttgttgtatatttagagtgcttagaagtacagaaaaaatcaaattagtctcttcaggtgctccgtagatatctttatattctgttttgctcatatttttcaatctgttttgatttttctattctctattacgttttttgaactgttacatcacagtatttgcagcggaactgccaaattagtacatcaactccaggtccaacacttcaagcaatccgacatttttatttctcgcttttattttgtagtccaagctcaaggatgccgaagttatgagaggacaagtcaaaatgttcggttgttggatgtagtaacccacacgcttcattacaccgtctcccagcattagaaccttttcaaagtgcctggttgagttttatttttcacggacatgtacccacatctgtgggtaaggtcatttttgtgagcgcgaagcacttcaaggatgactgcttcagcaacctccgccagtataaagaaggatttgccgaaagactttgtctgattgagggttcaattccttctatctttggagacgacgaacagagcacttcggtaagctgtaaataacgctaaaaagtgtgatgataagacgtccctgtcgttgttttgttagcattagcagttgcaccgtcttcagacttcatatgttagcgctgtgtgctcgttttagatccttgatgatatggcctacgtgatttaatttaagtctaaagttttcattagtcatttcattttgccgtttttgtctttgaaaagactgtattaaaatgcatttcgtgacgttagcttggcgctagcgttagctcggtgcttgtgttagctcacttgttagggttctgcaggttcatcatcttcattttcattttcatctcgctccgctgggtccaaCTCTGGcttgaacatgtaaggctggatggacaagtcttctgttgttgacattttgtaaataacctctgaataaaaagtttatgcgccgctacatagccctATCTCTTCTATCacactacaaaaatggccgagcagggtggagttgaaccgagtgtcacctgaagagggggcggggtatggagtgtctcatttgcatttaaagagaccgcaccaaaacgagttgctctcagaagcacatcagaaaaggggtagaaaaggggtggagctataataatgaggaattcagacccaagcattgcagttcctctttatatagaccacaactgtatgatttatatgtaaaaaggaaggatttaaaaccatgatatgtcccctttaaggaaACATTTTAGGTTTAACAccaataaatgacaacacaaagcAGTTTCTATCGCAGCAGAGCAGCCAAACTCAAGGATACTCATTTCACTGAAgttatgacaaaaacaaacaagaagctCAAGAAAAAGTTCAGTTTTTTAATCAAGTTCCAAAAACcaataagaggaaaataaaatataacattcATTTTATTAGTTTGTAATAGTGAACTTTGGTATAGCTGTTAAGTGAGAATAAGAGCGAAAGgttttcaggtttttgttgctttttctttgCGACCGTCTGGAAATAAGTCTGCGACCCAaatttgggtcccgacccactaCCTTGGTTTTAATAACTATATCCAGTGTAATAGGTCTGTAAGCAAAGCAGCAATCCTGCTGCTATTATTATATCCCTCCACAAAGTGGAAGGAGGATTTAGGTTTGAGTTaaagaggacagcttttctctgaaactgtttaagataggataaccaaattcactgtgtggcttcagggtatcaactctttgatggagtttgaaaatgaaaagcgtgcaattattttttccagagttattgcaatggttttgtttttctttactctgcaTGAGTTGGTGTGTTTTGACCTAACACTGTTGCCATAGTAGTGGGAAAtcgccatcttgaaagcccatggCCTACTGGTTTCTACTAactaagttcttgtattttcggcttgaaaaaaatatgcttgtgagtatgtttaaagccctaaacagcctcacttcctccccctgcctctcccaatctaccagaagccatgcctctacttttctgcatgtgcatcgcagaacataacaaggtcgcatcgggtcacattgatataggtctatgggtcaggtaagagccagaatcatatttacctgtttgctgttgtgacgcgctgccttgtttccgtgcactgttccgcattcactttgattgacagtctcaaaaacaggaagtccaaGCCTATTGGCTGGCCGCAGTCGGCGactgtttccatttgtataactATGATGTATAGGaagaaggagggacttatatatattaatgtatatgaatgaccacccgcagtagaccatagtataagactagttaggttttttttcacatttcaaaagaatgatacataaacatagattttttagaaactccggatatcagctttaagtgtactgtttgataacactcctaagaATGTGTTTGTGGAAGTTAAGCATTAACGATGTGTTATATAATTtgcatatacatgggttttcccaCAGACATGAGCATGAAGCTACTGTATCCTCCACCACAAAGTGgtgggggatataggtttgagctctgtcCCTTCGTGCGTCCATCCGTGcgtgatttctcatttatttgctagtcaaatattacgatggtTGGTCGTattgaatcattggcacatactaatatataaatgcggcccattaccccgtacgtgtcacggggtgCCATGGGGATCCCAggtgccccatttttcaaatgactacttctCTGTTAGTTCTctttagatcagaatgcagtttggtatgaatactctatgaataaatatgatgagatgctcggagtcctttttttaaattggggCCTGGGTGCACACCCccttttctggtaatttctaaatttctCGGAACATAattgtgtgatatatcatttcaaaggcaattcaatgtagatCACATTTCACgccgcacaatttcatttgtttactcggtggaaccgagtaaTTTCACTaaattctcaggaacgtggtacgtgctatttggcgtgGGCCACAggcctggccgtagttcatcagaacttgttttcaCTCTGTTACGGTTGTCTCATCTGATTGGCTGTaaagtaacacaaaaacttACAACACTAAGAGTCTTTTTAAGTGCTGAAAGTTTTGGAagctttttaatttttctttaaaaaaggagCAAATGTCCTGAGAATCAGAACCAGTGTGTCCAATAAGGTGTTGTTATCTTGTTGGATCTGTATTTGGTAGACAGATGCGCCTTGACCAATAAGATGAACTGAATTAAAACCAACTTTTTTTATtcgtcatttttttaaaatttctacAGAAATATTAGACAAAGTGCGTCCTAGATCAGTCcaataaagcagtggttctcaaacttttcagctcGTCATCCCCAGTAAAGGTTCCAGGGACCCCCACTttacctgaaggtggttaaacacagatattgaagaacagtcatgtggagacagggccatctataagggggaataaaggggagagctttttaagGACCATCCATTAAGTCAGCAatatgatggtccattgttataAGAATCTGtgctaaccacatttatttattgatctgaacaatatctactgttatccaggaagtttagtattatttgggccacattatattcatcttaaatatgtaaatccttgttttaatcagaattaaaGATGACCAAAcatggtagaaaaggtggtgaaataagattttaaaaaccacagaaataggttaaaagttgcaaattagagtggccaaaaacagagagaaaagtggtaaaaaaaaaaaaaaaaaaaagggttcaaagtgtcaatattggaacaagttgtaactggcaaataatgggca from Gouania willdenowi chromosome 9, fGouWil2.1, whole genome shotgun sequence encodes:
- the shld3 gene encoding shieldin complex subunit 3, which translates into the protein MEDVVLHVRPSACEQLESLLQSTERLLKPFPLRAPPLFKPWFIAANQPLPIRPAKPAPIIKHTPHWLVSEGVAQTKNQSNDVQTAPTSRADGNPSLRSEADHSAVTRCWSVSRTRGDAAHVLPSKCFQRSLSIHRLHPLQRVMWVIGQHNCGTRTLEQVWRSLLRSVRASKMPTCNSNLQHGRAEIWVFCDATQAERVGHRLKKELQLIGRISLSVRRLGHIFSM